In one window of Bdellovibrio bacteriovorus W DNA:
- a CDS encoding biotin--synthetase (COG0340 Biotin-(acetyl-CoA carboxylase) ligase), whose product MSDSPLNDIRIGQVTSQWAENHQIFTQYKAELKSTNSLAKDEAFEENLLQESFCLYVTDLQTAGRGRGNKTWVTESSGGALLSSWSFMMDENPLPTTTCLIGLALYRACVTTWPFLDWNLKAPNDIYIGNKKIAGILLETVIQGDDIRMIAGIGMNITQTPDLDIATSVVASLPQGIPLLGQDYMAFLDRLLFEIMDSVARASEPLTKTDQLALLLALNKHPLLKEKYTGMSKDGSLMMGEKTIHWMDL is encoded by the coding sequence GTGTCAGATTCTCCTCTTAACGATATTCGCATAGGACAAGTCACTTCGCAGTGGGCGGAAAATCATCAGATTTTCACTCAATACAAGGCGGAACTTAAAAGTACCAACAGCCTCGCTAAAGACGAGGCCTTTGAAGAGAATCTTTTGCAAGAGTCCTTCTGTCTTTACGTAACCGACTTACAAACAGCAGGTAGAGGTCGTGGCAATAAGACCTGGGTCACCGAGTCCTCTGGTGGCGCCCTTTTATCCTCATGGTCCTTCATGATGGATGAGAATCCTCTACCAACGACAACTTGCCTCATTGGGTTAGCCCTTTATCGCGCCTGTGTAACAACGTGGCCTTTTTTGGATTGGAACTTAAAAGCTCCAAATGACATTTACATTGGCAATAAAAAGATCGCAGGTATCTTACTTGAAACGGTGATTCAAGGAGACGACATCCGCATGATCGCGGGGATCGGCATGAATATCACACAGACTCCTGATTTAGATATCGCCACAAGTGTCGTTGCCTCATTGCCTCAGGGGATTCCTCTGTTAGGCCAAGACTACATGGCTTTCTTAGATCGCCTTTTATTTGAAATTATGGATTCTGTCGCGCGCGCTTCAGAACCACTGACAAAGACCGATCAACTTGCATTGCTTCTGGCTTTGAATAAGCATCCCCTGCTTAAAGAAAAATACACAGGGATGTCAAAAGACGGAAGCCTGATGATGGGTGAAAAAACAATTCATTGGATGGACTTATAG
- a CDS encoding hypothetical protein (COG0526 Thiol-disulfide isomerase and thioredoxins), which translates to MALTFTPFPDIGNKLPEFSLPAVDGKTYSSKDLPKDTPVVVMFICNHCPYVQAIEERLITLGRDLKAQGIPVLGICSNDEVSHPEDSFANLKKRSEEMNYTFPYLHDKSQSVAHQFGAVCTPDFFVYDKNHKLAYRGRLDDSWKDASKVTRRELFEAVIELANNKPISTEQTASMGCSIKWI; encoded by the coding sequence ATGGCTTTAACATTTACACCTTTTCCAGACATAGGAAATAAATTGCCAGAGTTTTCATTGCCAGCAGTAGATGGCAAAACTTACTCTTCAAAGGACCTTCCCAAAGATACTCCTGTTGTTGTGATGTTCATCTGTAACCATTGCCCTTACGTACAAGCTATCGAAGAACGTTTGATTACTTTGGGTAGAGATTTAAAAGCCCAAGGAATTCCTGTTTTAGGAATTTGTTCAAATGACGAAGTCTCTCATCCGGAAGATTCATTTGCGAACCTCAAAAAACGCAGTGAAGAAATGAATTATACATTTCCTTATCTTCACGATAAATCCCAATCAGTAGCGCATCAATTTGGTGCAGTCTGCACTCCAGATTTTTTCGTGTATGATAAGAATCACAAGCTCGCGTATCGCGGCCGCCTTGATGATTCTTGGAAAGACGCTTCTAAAGTCACTCGCCGAGAGCTTTTTGAAGCCGTGATCGAACTTGCTAACAACAAACCAATTTCAACTGAACAAACCGCATCCATGGGATGCTCAATTAAATGGATCTAA
- a CDS encoding hypothetical protein (COG0157 Nicotinate-nucleotide pyrophosphorylase), with amino-acid sequence MELLELIRAAIKEDMPQGDVTTESLALKPRIGRARLKAKEDIILSGAMAFEQSLQVLEPTAKVKWHFEEGDKILNGQIICTIEGDLVQILKAERVALNFLGHLSGIATHTRRFVDAIAGTNTKILDTRKTTPAFRSLEKKAVIHGGGVNHRLNLSTAILIKDNHISVMGGIKNAIERVREHSDLPIEIEARNLDEVKEAVSLNAQRLLLDNMDNETLKKALELIPAGIETEASGNMNLERVRSVAEIGVNFISVGALTHSAPCADVSLVFQWEE; translated from the coding sequence ATGGAATTACTTGAACTCATCCGCGCTGCTATCAAAGAAGACATGCCCCAAGGCGACGTCACTACAGAATCTTTAGCCTTAAAACCTCGAATAGGTCGCGCCCGCCTCAAAGCCAAGGAAGACATTATCCTTTCTGGCGCAATGGCCTTTGAGCAATCCCTGCAAGTTCTCGAGCCAACTGCAAAAGTAAAATGGCACTTTGAAGAGGGCGATAAAATCCTCAATGGTCAAATCATCTGCACGATCGAAGGCGATCTTGTGCAAATTCTTAAAGCTGAGCGCGTGGCACTTAACTTTTTAGGCCACCTTTCTGGAATTGCGACTCACACTCGCCGATTCGTCGATGCTATTGCTGGAACGAATACGAAAATCTTAGATACTCGTAAAACGACTCCTGCGTTTCGCTCTTTAGAAAAGAAAGCCGTCATTCACGGTGGTGGAGTGAATCATCGCTTGAACCTAAGCACTGCGATTTTAATTAAAGACAATCACATCTCTGTGATGGGTGGAATCAAAAACGCGATCGAGCGCGTGCGCGAACATAGCGATCTGCCGATTGAAATCGAAGCCAGAAACCTCGACGAAGTTAAAGAGGCCGTCAGCTTGAATGCTCAAAGACTGCTTCTTGATAATATGGATAATGAGACTTTGAAAAAAGCTCTGGAACTTATCCCTGCTGGTATCGAAACAGAAGCCAGTGGCAATATGAACCTTGAGCGCGTGCGCTCGGTGGCGGAAATCGGTGTGAACTTTATTTCTGTCGGTGCTCTGACTCACTCCGCGCCATGCGCTGACGTCAGTCTTGTTTTCCAGTGGGAGGAGTAA